One Capsicum annuum cultivar UCD-10X-F1 chromosome 2, UCD10Xv1.1, whole genome shotgun sequence genomic window carries:
- the LOC124896248 gene encoding uncharacterized protein LOC124896248, which produces MPPHELHEMNSLWPFVAWSMDVIGPIEPSASNGHKFIFVAIDYFTKYRTTVRTSIWSTPYLLVYGNEVVIPAEVEIPSLKIIQEVGLSNKEWVRARCEELMLIDEKRMVAMCHGQLYQHKMIRAFNKKVRARTFEVGQLVLKCILPHQKDYKGKFAPNWQGPYIVRKVLSRGALIFSEMDGHEWTKPINFDVVKRYYV; this is translated from the exons atgcctccacacgagCTTCATGAAATGAATTCACtttggcctttcgtagcttggaGCATGGATGTTATCGGACCGATAGAGCCATCAGCATCGAATGggcataaatttatttttgttgccattgactacttcactaA GTATCGCACAACAGTTAGAACCTCCATCTGGTCAACTCCCTATTTGTTGGTTTACGGGAATGAAGTTGTGATACCTGctgaggttgaaataccttccctGAAGATTATTCAAGAGGTCGGACTAAGTAACAAAGAGTGGGTCCGCGCTCGTTGTGAAgaactcatgttgattgatgaaaagagaatggttgCCATGTGTCATGGTCAGTTATATCAGCACAAGATGATTCGTGCTTTCAACAAGAAAGTGAGAGCTCGAACATTTGAAGTTGGGCAATTAGTTCTCAAATGCATACTTCCTCACCAAAAAGATTACAAGGGCAAGTTCgctccaaattggcaaggtccaTACATTGTTCGCAAGGTACTATCTAGAGGGGCTCTGATTTTTTCTGAGATGGATGGCCatgagtggaccaaaccaatcaattttgATGTGGTGAAAAGATACTATGTTTGA
- the LOC124895975 gene encoding uncharacterized protein LOC124895975: MSFMGHLNYINSFIAQSTFICESILKMLNKNALNERTEEYQRAFDHIKEYLSAPPILVPPREEISLLLYLPVSENAFGCVLRQHDKTGRKEKAIYYLSKKFTPYEARYTLVETTCCALTWATQKLKHYLSSYTTYIISRMDSLKYIIQKTMPTGKLAKWQILPSEFDIMYVTQNAIKGKALTDNLAENPIDDEYEPLRTYFPYEEILFVGEDITEIYPGWRLFFDGAVKFKGSGIRAVLVSEMGQHYPVTTKLRFPCTNNMAEYEACILGLKLALDMGVRELLVIGDLDLLIHQVRGEWAVKNSKITPYVELVQELCGKFKEVDFRHIPRIQNEFVDALATISSMIRHPDQSYIDPLEISLKEKLAYCAHVEEKPDGKPWYYDIKRYLESGIYPEEASNNQNKQPNVWQKTTFQVGNFFLRGHLI, translated from the coding sequence atgagtttcatgggTCATTTGAATTACATTAATAGCTTCATCGCTCAATCGACATTCATATGTGAgtcaattctcaagatgttgaacaAAAATGCATTGAATGAGCGGACAGAAGAATATCAGAGAGCTTTTGACCACATCAAAGAATATCTATCTGCACCACCGATTTTGGTTCCACCAAGAGAAGAAATTTCATTATTGCTTTACCTGCcagtctcagaaaatgcttttgGATGTGTCCTCAGGCAACATGATAAGACCGGTAGAaaagagaaagccatttactacttgagtaaaaagtttacGCCATATGAAGCCCGTTATACTCTTGTAGAAAcgacatgttgtgctttgacttgggctacacaaaagttgaagcattatctgtCTTCGTACACGACATACATCATCTCGAGAATGGATTCATTGAAGTATATAATACAGAAGACTATGCCCacaggaaagctagccaagtggcaaatattgcCGAGCGAGTTTGACATCATGTATGTAACTCAAAATGCAATCAAGGGGAAAGCTTTGACAGATAATTTGGCAGAGAATCCAATTGATGATGAGTATGAACCACTTCGAACTTACTTCCCATATGAGGAAATTTTATTTGTGGGAGAAGACATTACAGAAATTTACCCTGGATGGAggttattctttgatggagcgGTCAAgttcaaaggttcaggaatcaGAGCAGTGTTGGTCTCAGAAATGGGTCAACATTATCCAGTAACTACTAAGTTGCGTTTCCCATGCACCAACAACATGGccgaatatgaagcttgcatcctgggtctcaaattggcacttgatatgggtgttcgtgaattgcTAGTCATCGGGGATTtagatttgctgattcaccaggtacggggagaatgggcggtaaaaaattccaagattactccttatgttgAGCTGGTACAGgaattatgtggaaaattcaaagaagttgatttcagacatatcccaagaatacaaaatgagtttgttgACGCTTTGGCCACTATATCCTCTATGATTCGGCACCCAGATCAGAGTTAtattgatcctttggaaataagcttgaaggagAAACTTGCGTACTGTGCACATGTTGAAGAGAAGCCCGATGGAAAGCcatggtactatgacattaaaaggtatttagaatctggaatatatcctgaagaggccagcaacaaccaaaacaaacaaccCAACGTTTGGCAAAAAACTACTTTCCAAGTGGGGAATTTCTTTTTAAGAGGACACCTGATTTAG